From Leptodactylus fuscus isolate aLepFus1 chromosome 11, aLepFus1.hap2, whole genome shotgun sequence, one genomic window encodes:
- the ZDHHC12 gene encoding palmitoyltransferase ZDHHC12 isoform X2 gives MFHSLWGSGCGIRTVHTLLTCGVTLVLLLHDTDLYSQEDVWIHLQPLVFVLMVTFSTALYYGVSLMDPGYVLTDGDEKCHPSLANGEQETESLNPSTVRMRRCGYCLLKPMRARHCKSCQHCVRRYDHHCPWIENCVGEKNHRVFILYLTFQLLVLLWALHIAWSGFHSAVAWSNWLRINLFLLGALVVIGIFLVVVTLLLVSHLYLISCNVTTWEFMSHHRISYLKQCDSDTNPFDRGIIRNLWSFFCTCGNVVWERVYFRDTINSV, from the exons ATGTTCCATAGCTTGTGGGGCTCCGGGTGCGGCATTAGGACGGTGCACACACTGCTGACGTGCGGGGTCACACTGGTGCTGCTCCTGCATGACACTG ATCTCTACTCCCAGGAAGATGTCTGGATACACCTACAACCACTGGTCTTTGTGCTGATGGTCACATTCtccacagcgctgtactatgGAGTGTCGCTCATGGACCCGGGCTATGTACTCACTGACGGCGATGAGAAG TGTCATCCCTCCCTAGCAAatggagagcaggagacggaGTCATTGAACCCCAGTACGGTGCGGATGAGGCGCTGTGGATATTGCCTCTTAAAG CCAATGAGGGCTCGACACTGCAAGTCCTGCCAGCACTGTGTGCGGAGATATGACCACCACTGCCCGTGGATAGAGAACTGTGTGGGAGAGAAGAACCATCGAGTCTTCATTTTATACTTAACTTTTCAGCTGCTGGTGCTGCTCTGGGCTCTCCACATTGCTTG GTCAGGATTCCACTCAGCAGTGGCCTGGAGCAACTGGCTGcgtattaacctcttcctgcttgGAGCCCTCGTGGTGATCGGGATTTTCTTGGTGGTGGTGACCCTGCTCCTTGTAAGCCACCTATACCTCATCTCCTGCAATGTCACCACCTGGgagttcatgtcccaccatcgTATCTCCTACCTGAAACAGTGCGACTCTGATACTAACCCCTTTGACAGGGGTATCATCAGGAACTTATGGAGTTTCTTCTGTACGTGCGGGAATGTGGTCTGGGAGCGGGTTTATTTCAGAGACACTATTAATTCTGTATAA
- the ZDHHC12 gene encoding palmitoyltransferase ZDHHC12 isoform X1: MFHSLWGSGCGIRTVHTLLTCGVTLVLLLHDTDLYSQEDVWIHLQPLVFVLMVTFSTALYYGVSLMDPGYVLTDGDEKCHPSLANGEQETESLNPSTVRMRRCGYCLLKQPMRARHCKSCQHCVRRYDHHCPWIENCVGEKNHRVFILYLTFQLLVLLWALHIAWSGFHSAVAWSNWLRINLFLLGALVVIGIFLVVVTLLLVSHLYLISCNVTTWEFMSHHRISYLKQCDSDTNPFDRGIIRNLWSFFCTCGNVVWERVYFRDTINSV, encoded by the exons ATGTTCCATAGCTTGTGGGGCTCCGGGTGCGGCATTAGGACGGTGCACACACTGCTGACGTGCGGGGTCACACTGGTGCTGCTCCTGCATGACACTG ATCTCTACTCCCAGGAAGATGTCTGGATACACCTACAACCACTGGTCTTTGTGCTGATGGTCACATTCtccacagcgctgtactatgGAGTGTCGCTCATGGACCCGGGCTATGTACTCACTGACGGCGATGAGAAG TGTCATCCCTCCCTAGCAAatggagagcaggagacggaGTCATTGAACCCCAGTACGGTGCGGATGAGGCGCTGTGGATATTGCCTCTTAAAG CAGCCAATGAGGGCTCGACACTGCAAGTCCTGCCAGCACTGTGTGCGGAGATATGACCACCACTGCCCGTGGATAGAGAACTGTGTGGGAGAGAAGAACCATCGAGTCTTCATTTTATACTTAACTTTTCAGCTGCTGGTGCTGCTCTGGGCTCTCCACATTGCTTG GTCAGGATTCCACTCAGCAGTGGCCTGGAGCAACTGGCTGcgtattaacctcttcctgcttgGAGCCCTCGTGGTGATCGGGATTTTCTTGGTGGTGGTGACCCTGCTCCTTGTAAGCCACCTATACCTCATCTCCTGCAATGTCACCACCTGGgagttcatgtcccaccatcgTATCTCCTACCTGAAACAGTGCGACTCTGATACTAACCCCTTTGACAGGGGTATCATCAGGAACTTATGGAGTTTCTTCTGTACGTGCGGGAATGTGGTCTGGGAGCGGGTTTATTTCAGAGACACTATTAATTCTGTATAA